A window from Salvia miltiorrhiza cultivar Shanhuang (shh) chromosome 2, IMPLAD_Smil_shh, whole genome shotgun sequence encodes these proteins:
- the LOC131010750 gene encoding protein TRIGALACTOSYLDIACYLGLYCEROL 5, chloroplastic-like — MVLTNFSGGGVGFGFGVGCGFGVGWGFGGAPLNLFGLGVGGGCGVGLGLGWGFGAAYGSRYYSPGLTFQGVEFANKPSEEKDAKNLSKNK; from the exons ATGGTGCTAACAAATTTCAGTGGAGGAGGTGTCGGTTTTG GTTTCGGAGTTGGCTGTGGTTTTGGAGTTGGGTGGGGATTCGGAG GTGCACCCTTGAACCTCTTTGGACTTGGTGTAG GTGGTGGCTGCGGTGTCGGGTTGGGGCTCGGATGGGGATTTGGCGCGGCTTATGGCAGTCGGTACTATAGTCCTGGATTAACATTCCAAGGCGTCGAATTTGCCAATAAACCTAGTGAAGAAAAAGATGCCAAAAACTTGTCAAAGAACAAGTAG
- the LOC131010749 gene encoding uncharacterized protein LOC131010749 isoform X2 has translation MTSTFDRWEKDPFFSAAEDVQESSDRMESTYRTWIHAIKEPSGSWNLDELRRDLQTTLGTTKWQLEEFGRAVRSSYPNSGSADDAKDRHRDFIVAIENQVKKVETSLKESTVRQGKPPLPWVRLDEGERNELALFLSGQSLSSPNKLFGKHQQGQENSLEGDQQVNNECSRSSSHLVELAQVEGKGDKFSGHRRTASASADIGSWKIAVADDVLHDSSSAKPDRPPRKIPSFSGFLNSMESSMSQLKWSKNGYKKLKPTDGPQDAGATLPRAQILTRGINTCYEKSKSCLEGCDDYEKQWYGWYGSIQRQLQRSQYHVQYSRPVQFVFSVILILCLLVLLALRAI, from the exons ATGACATCAACGTTTGATAGATGGGAAAAAGATCCGTTTTTCTCTGCTGCGGAGGACGTTCAGGAATCTTCCGACAG GATGGAATCAACATATAGAACATGGATTCATGCGATCAAGGAGCCCTCCGGTTCTTGGAATTTGGATGAGCTTCGGAGAGATCTTCAAACAACCCTTGGCACAACCAAGTGGCAG TTGGAAGAATTTGGACGTGCTGTAAGATCGAGTTACCCAAATAGTGGATCAGCTGATGATGCAAAGGATAGGCATCGGGATTTCATTGTTGCAAtagagaatcaagtaaaaaaagtTGAAACCTCTTTGAAAGAATCGACAGTACGACAAGGCAAGCCACCATTGCCTTGGGTGCGGTTGGATGAAGGAGAACGAAATGAGCTTGCATTGTTTCTTTCAGGACAATCATTATCTTCCCCAAATAAACTCTTTGGAAAGCATCAGCAGGGGCAGGAAAATTCGCTAGAGGGTGATCAACAAGTGAATAATGAGTGTTCGAGGAGTTCATCTCATTTGGTTGAATTGGCTCAAGTAGAGGGCAAGGGGGACAAGTTTTCAGGTCATCGGAGGACAGCTAGTGCAAGTGCAGACATTGGCTCATGGAAGATTGCTGTAGCTGATGATGTTCTACACGATTCATCTAGTGCAAAGCCTGATCGTCCCCCACGAAAGATACCTAGTTTTTCAGGATTCTTAAATAGCATGGAATCGTCCATGTCGCAATTGAAGTGGTCAAAGAACGGTTACAAGAAACTAAAGCCTACAGATGGGCCTCAGGATGCTGGTGCTACATTACCTAGAGCCCAGATTTTGACTAGA GGCATTAATACGTGCTATGAGAAGAGTAAAAGTTGCCTTGAAGGCTGTGATGATTATGAAAAACAATGGTATGGTTGGTATGGTAGTATCCAGAGACAGCTTCAGAGATCCCAATATCACGTGCAATATAGTCGGCCTGTCCAATTTGTTTTCTCTGTCATTCTCATACTCTGCCTACTCG TCTTATTGGCGTTGCGTGCAATCTGA
- the LOC131010749 gene encoding uncharacterized protein LOC131010749 isoform X1: MTSTFDRWEKDPFFSAAEDVQESSDRMESTYRTWIHAIKEPSGSWNLDELRRDLQTTLGTTKWQLEEFGRAVRSSYPNSGSADDAKDRHRDFIVAIENQVKKVETSLKESTVRQGKPPLPWVRLDEGERNELALFLSGQSLSSPNKLFGKHQQGQENSLEGDQQVNNECSRSSSHLVELAQVEGKGDKFSGHRRTASASADIGSWKIAVADDVLHDSSSAKPDRPPRKIPSFSGFLNSMESSMSQLKWSKNGYKKLKPTDGPQDAGATLPRAQILTRGINTCYEKSKSCLEGCDDYEKQWYGWYGSIQRQLQRSQYHVQYSRPVQFVFSVILILCLLGEPADFLFAIW; encoded by the exons ATGACATCAACGTTTGATAGATGGGAAAAAGATCCGTTTTTCTCTGCTGCGGAGGACGTTCAGGAATCTTCCGACAG GATGGAATCAACATATAGAACATGGATTCATGCGATCAAGGAGCCCTCCGGTTCTTGGAATTTGGATGAGCTTCGGAGAGATCTTCAAACAACCCTTGGCACAACCAAGTGGCAG TTGGAAGAATTTGGACGTGCTGTAAGATCGAGTTACCCAAATAGTGGATCAGCTGATGATGCAAAGGATAGGCATCGGGATTTCATTGTTGCAAtagagaatcaagtaaaaaaagtTGAAACCTCTTTGAAAGAATCGACAGTACGACAAGGCAAGCCACCATTGCCTTGGGTGCGGTTGGATGAAGGAGAACGAAATGAGCTTGCATTGTTTCTTTCAGGACAATCATTATCTTCCCCAAATAAACTCTTTGGAAAGCATCAGCAGGGGCAGGAAAATTCGCTAGAGGGTGATCAACAAGTGAATAATGAGTGTTCGAGGAGTTCATCTCATTTGGTTGAATTGGCTCAAGTAGAGGGCAAGGGGGACAAGTTTTCAGGTCATCGGAGGACAGCTAGTGCAAGTGCAGACATTGGCTCATGGAAGATTGCTGTAGCTGATGATGTTCTACACGATTCATCTAGTGCAAAGCCTGATCGTCCCCCACGAAAGATACCTAGTTTTTCAGGATTCTTAAATAGCATGGAATCGTCCATGTCGCAATTGAAGTGGTCAAAGAACGGTTACAAGAAACTAAAGCCTACAGATGGGCCTCAGGATGCTGGTGCTACATTACCTAGAGCCCAGATTTTGACTAGA GGCATTAATACGTGCTATGAGAAGAGTAAAAGTTGCCTTGAAGGCTGTGATGATTATGAAAAACAATGGTATGGTTGGTATGGTAGTATCCAGAGACAGCTTCAGAGATCCCAATATCACGTGCAATATAGTCGGCCTGTCCAATTTGTTTTCTCTGTCATTCTCATACTCTGCCTACTCGGTGAGCCTGCTGATTTTCTATTTGCTATATGGTAA